In Rhodanobacteraceae bacterium, the following proteins share a genomic window:
- a CDS encoding ABC transporter permease: MLDLDLRIAWRRLTLRGQRSFSVGALATLMVAVAALVVIAQFAYAVMWAPLPFRDADRVVEVAERNQARDLPNYSVSTPNFRYWQAALADQAEFAAIEYASSILASDGERDAARVASARSTHNLWRVLGLDLVTGRSFEAAHEHSGAAQVAIISERLWRQRYAADPGIVGAMVSIDAARYQIIAIAPGDVGFTDDIDVWLPLTPNGSSENRGDRRLSVWARLQPGVQLPVLSQGLRTLSAQLAAEFARDNAGWDAIAVPARQAIVGADVQARLLLLLGAVLLLLLLSCANIANLQIARALALAGDHALRRTLGCSRQGLLRLPLLESLLLGTFGALAGLLLALAVTRTVAAYAPGDLPRLHALRFDPVVAAGVASLSILLMTLGGLLPGWLALRAGDSGVIGHGARSTPVAGRLRTGLVVIQFALASLLLSGASALGVQLLALMRTDPGFDSTHLLIARISLPEVVDDASHQQSLLAYDRLLDEVRALPGVRSAALTNEVPMGELDTGMEVVAGADPSALRDAMQASWRIVSSGYLDTLGARLLRGRDFQGQGENPQSILLSEGLARRLWPDGQAALGRSVTLGNGRTHQVVGIVSDIRQTGLAGQPTPTMYLPTSWYLWPTMTLTVRSAGDPRALVAAVRARAVALFPERPLFDVQPLQALVDADSASPRQQFIALATFALASLLLAGIGIAASMSYAIGQRRRELAVRMAVGASTRRLQAEVVRSGTALAAAGVLLGSAMALLLLQVAGSQVTVPPGAAAGLVPTLLGALALGALASAIAARRITAIAPAGALRSM, from the coding sequence ATGCTCGACCTGGACTTGCGGATCGCCTGGCGGCGTCTGACCCTGCGCGGACAGCGCAGTTTCAGCGTCGGCGCACTGGCGACCCTGATGGTGGCGGTGGCAGCACTGGTGGTCATCGCGCAGTTTGCGTACGCCGTGATGTGGGCTCCGCTGCCTTTTCGGGATGCGGACCGGGTCGTCGAAGTCGCCGAACGCAACCAGGCGCGGGACCTGCCGAACTACTCGGTGTCGACGCCGAACTTCCGCTACTGGCAGGCGGCATTGGCAGACCAGGCCGAGTTCGCGGCGATCGAATATGCCAGCTCGATCCTGGCCAGCGACGGCGAACGCGACGCGGCACGCGTGGCGAGCGCCCGCAGCACACACAATCTGTGGCGCGTTCTGGGGCTCGATTTGGTCACCGGGCGCAGTTTCGAGGCGGCCCACGAGCACAGCGGCGCGGCGCAGGTGGCGATCATCAGCGAGCGTCTCTGGCGCCAGCGCTATGCCGCTGATCCTGGCATCGTGGGCGCGATGGTCAGCATCGATGCTGCCCGCTACCAGATCATCGCGATTGCGCCTGGCGATGTCGGCTTCACCGATGACATCGATGTGTGGTTGCCGCTGACGCCCAACGGCAGCAGCGAGAACCGGGGCGACCGACGCCTCAGCGTCTGGGCCCGGCTGCAGCCCGGCGTGCAGCTGCCCGTGCTCAGCCAGGGGTTGCGCACCTTGAGCGCACAGCTCGCGGCCGAGTTTGCGCGCGACAATGCCGGGTGGGATGCCATCGCGGTGCCCGCGCGCCAGGCGATCGTGGGCGCGGATGTGCAGGCGCGACTGCTGCTCCTGCTGGGGGCGGTGCTGCTGTTGCTGCTGCTCAGTTGCGCCAACATCGCCAATCTGCAGATCGCCCGCGCGCTGGCGTTGGCGGGCGACCACGCCTTGCGGCGCACCTTGGGATGCTCGCGCCAGGGCTTGCTGCGCTTGCCGCTGCTGGAGAGCCTGCTGCTGGGTACCTTCGGCGCGCTGGCCGGGCTGCTGCTGGCGCTCGCAGTCACGCGCACCGTGGCTGCCTACGCGCCGGGCGACCTGCCGCGCCTGCACGCGCTGCGCTTCGATCCCGTCGTCGCAGCCGGCGTTGCGTCGCTGTCCATCCTGCTGATGACGCTGGGTGGATTGCTGCCCGGCTGGCTGGCGCTGCGCGCAGGCGACAGCGGCGTGATCGGCCATGGCGCGCGCTCGACGCCGGTCGCCGGGCGCCTGCGCACCGGACTGGTGGTGATCCAGTTTGCGCTGGCCAGCCTGTTGCTCAGCGGCGCCAGCGCGCTCGGCGTGCAGCTCCTGGCCCTGATGCGCACCGACCCGGGCTTCGACAGCACGCACCTGCTGATTGCCCGCATCAGCCTGCCGGAGGTGGTGGACGACGCCAGCCACCAGCAGTCCCTCCTGGCATACGATCGGCTGCTGGATGAGGTCCGTGCCCTGCCCGGCGTGCGCTCCGCCGCGCTCACCAATGAAGTGCCGATGGGTGAGCTGGACACCGGCATGGAGGTGGTCGCCGGGGCGGATCCATCGGCTCTGCGCGACGCGATGCAAGCCTCCTGGCGGATCGTTTCATCCGGCTATCTTGACACGCTCGGGGCCAGGCTGCTGCGCGGACGCGACTTCCAGGGGCAGGGCGAGAATCCGCAGTCCATCCTGCTCAGCGAGGGCCTCGCACGCCGGCTCTGGCCGGACGGCCAGGCGGCGCTGGGACGCAGCGTCACCTTGGGCAACGGGCGTACTCACCAGGTGGTCGGCATCGTCAGCGACATCCGCCAGACCGGGCTCGCCGGGCAGCCCACGCCCACCATGTACCTGCCCACCAGCTGGTATCTGTGGCCGACCATGACGCTGACCGTGCGCAGCGCGGGCGATCCGCGCGCCCTGGTGGCCGCTGTGCGCGCGCGGGCCGTGGCCCTGTTCCCGGAGCGTCCGCTCTTCGATGTCCAGCCCCTGCAGGCGCTGGTCGACGCCGACAGCGCCTCGCCGCGGCAGCAGTTCATCGCGTTGGCGACCTTTGCGCTGGCGAGCCTGCTGCTCGCCGGCATCGGGATCGCCGCCTCGATGAGCTACGCAATCGGACAGCGTCGGCGCGAGCTCGCGGTGCGGATGGCGGTCGGCGCCAGCACGCGCCGCCTGCAGGCAGAGGTGGTGCGCAGCGGCACGGCGCTGGCCGCAGCGGGCGTGCTGCTCGGCAGCGCGATGGCCTTGCTCCTGCTCCAGGTCGCCGGCAGCCAGGTCACCGTGCCTCCCGGGGCCGCGGCCGGCCTGGTCCCGACCCTGCTCGGCGCACTCGCGCTCGGCGCCCTGGCGAGCGCGATCGCAGCACGCCGGATCACGGCCATCGCACCGGCGGGCGCACTGCGCTCGATGTGA
- a CDS encoding type II secretion system protein GspG produces MHLTPRPSHRPRGFTLIEMLIVLGIIAFIATLVGAGVIGGNRKAKQREAVAGLRLVASAVERFELDCGVLPAKLEDLRQAPGGVNGWSGPYLNASHTRDPWGTPYQLIIPGSDGRIYSIRSLGADRAAGGRGDGADLDSND; encoded by the coding sequence ATGCACCTCACTCCCCGCCCCTCGCATCGCCCACGCGGCTTCACGCTGATCGAGATGCTGATCGTCCTGGGCATCATTGCCTTCATCGCCACCCTGGTCGGCGCCGGCGTCATCGGCGGCAACCGCAAAGCCAAACAGCGGGAAGCCGTCGCCGGCCTGCGCCTGGTCGCCAGCGCCGTGGAACGCTTCGAGCTCGACTGCGGCGTGCTACCCGCCAAACTCGAAGACCTGCGCCAGGCTCCCGGCGGCGTCAACGGCTGGAGCGGCCCCTACCTCAACGCCTCGCACACCCGAGATCCCTGGGGCACGCCCTACCAGCTCATCATCCCCGGCAGCGACGGACGGATCTACTCCATCCGCTCCCTCGGCGCCGACCGCGCCGCCGGCGGCCGGGGTGATGGCGCGGACCTGGACAGCAACGACTGA
- a CDS encoding PAS-domain containing protein, translating into MSPSTLLTLGAALWVGLLFAAALLGERRPQAFARHWSWVYALSLAVYCTSWTFYGTVTQALRHGWWVPPTFVGTILLYLLAWPLLVRLVQEARRRNSTSIADLLASRFGKSAGIGALATGIALLGLVPYIALQLKAVAQSFDLLASGLFADASRTGLDSSALAALLMAAFAMLFGTRRTSASAHGVVLAMAFESLIKLLALLAVGGYVVFGLYDGFGDLAATARQLPPATPPGSNFLTLVLLGALAMFSLPHQFHLAVVECRDPQHVVGARWRFPAYLLLISVFLLPLAWAGQLQLAGSRVPSDLYVLGLPLQSGAEPLAILAFLGGISAATGMVVMATLTLGIMVGNHWLGPLLLPRAGGDLRLRVLWQRRGVIVAVLGAAYLYSRLIGASEALADVGAIAFAALAQLAPAVLAALYWPGASRRGVLAGLAAGSAMWAYTLLLPVLAHGLGNPDWLAQGPFGIGFLAPHGLFGLGGLDALSHGVLWSLSCNLLALVWVSRTDSQRAPVAGSERPLTRAELREVASRLLDRERVDALIGPLRDDDETAGADDGALTAVEHELSALVGAASARLLLDAARRGARGELQAMTQVVGEAREAVSFSHAILDTALANLSQGIAVIDGALRLVAWNQRYAELLGYPPGFLRVGRPVADLFRFNAERGLLGSGGIDELVQRRLDYLRQGSAYVFERHWPDGSVIEIRGNPIASGGFVTTYTDISAFRRAEADLKTANETLEARVESRTRELQAATEEAERANQAKTRFLAAISHDLLQPLNAANLFTHALAQQIQEPQLRPVVQNIASALGSTESLLSGLLDLSRLDAGGLTPRVRAFAAKELLDTLTTEFGVMARERGLRLDAVPSRLWLLSDPQLLRRVLQNFVANALRYTRSGHVLIGLRRRLGAVEFLVGDTGTGIAEADRERIFEEFQRLPAAREAAPEGLGLGLAIAARITRLLGHPITLRTIPGRGTLIGVRVPVAAPAALSAIAAVPAPRPIASGHRVLVVDNEPAGRQALATLLGGWGVEVIAAGDGSAAERLLAERDADAWILDYHLDGGDTGLDLRARLRARFGERPAILVSADHGPTLRQLAVEHEIHLLHKPIKPLALRSLLARLWG; encoded by the coding sequence ATGTCCCCCAGCACCCTGCTGACGCTCGGCGCCGCCCTCTGGGTCGGGCTGCTGTTCGCCGCGGCGCTGCTGGGTGAGCGCCGGCCGCAGGCGTTTGCGCGACACTGGAGTTGGGTGTACGCGCTGTCGCTGGCGGTCTACTGCACCTCGTGGACCTTCTATGGCACGGTGACGCAGGCGTTGCGGCATGGCTGGTGGGTGCCGCCCACCTTTGTCGGCACCATCCTGCTGTACCTGCTGGCGTGGCCGCTGCTGGTGCGACTGGTGCAGGAGGCGCGCAGGCGCAACAGCACCTCGATTGCCGATCTGCTCGCTTCGCGCTTCGGCAAGAGTGCGGGCATCGGCGCGCTGGCCACCGGCATCGCACTGCTGGGGCTGGTGCCCTACATCGCGCTGCAGCTGAAGGCGGTGGCGCAGAGCTTCGACCTGCTTGCCAGCGGGTTGTTCGCGGACGCCTCGCGCACGGGCCTGGACAGTTCCGCGCTGGCGGCGCTGCTGATGGCCGCCTTCGCGATGCTGTTCGGCACCCGGCGGACCAGTGCCAGCGCGCACGGCGTGGTGCTGGCGATGGCCTTCGAGTCGCTGATCAAGCTGCTGGCCTTGCTGGCAGTCGGCGGCTACGTGGTGTTCGGGCTGTACGACGGCTTCGGCGATCTGGCGGCCACCGCGCGCCAGTTGCCGCCAGCAACGCCGCCCGGCAGCAATTTCCTCACACTCGTGCTGCTCGGGGCGCTTGCGATGTTCTCGCTGCCGCACCAGTTCCACCTGGCGGTGGTGGAATGCCGCGATCCGCAACACGTGGTGGGCGCGCGCTGGCGTTTCCCGGCGTACCTGCTGCTGATCAGCGTGTTCCTGCTGCCGCTGGCCTGGGCCGGCCAGTTGCAGCTGGCCGGCAGTCGGGTGCCAAGCGATCTCTACGTGCTCGGGCTGCCGCTGCAATCGGGCGCCGAGCCATTGGCGATCCTCGCCTTCCTCGGCGGCATCAGCGCCGCCACCGGCATGGTGGTGATGGCCACGCTGACGCTGGGCATCATGGTCGGCAACCACTGGCTGGGGCCGCTGTTGCTGCCGCGCGCGGGCGGCGACCTGCGCCTGCGCGTGCTCTGGCAACGCCGCGGGGTGATCGTCGCAGTGCTCGGCGCGGCCTACCTGTATTCGCGGCTGATCGGCGCCAGCGAGGCGCTGGCGGATGTCGGCGCGATCGCCTTCGCCGCGCTGGCGCAACTGGCGCCGGCGGTGCTCGCCGCGCTGTACTGGCCGGGCGCCAGCCGCCGCGGCGTGCTCGCCGGCCTGGCCGCCGGTTCGGCGATGTGGGCCTACACCCTGCTGCTGCCGGTGCTGGCGCATGGCCTGGGCAATCCCGACTGGCTGGCGCAGGGGCCGTTCGGCATCGGCTTCCTCGCGCCGCACGGGCTGTTCGGCCTCGGCGGGCTGGATGCGCTGAGTCACGGCGTGCTGTGGAGCCTGTCCTGCAATCTGCTGGCGCTGGTGTGGGTGTCGCGCACCGACAGCCAGCGCGCGCCGGTGGCCGGCAGCGAGCGCCCGCTGACCCGCGCCGAACTGCGCGAAGTGGCCTCGCGCCTGCTCGATCGCGAGCGCGTCGACGCGCTGATCGGCCCGCTGCGCGATGACGACGAAACCGCCGGCGCCGACGACGGCGCGCTGACCGCCGTCGAGCATGAACTGTCGGCGCTGGTCGGCGCGGCCTCCGCGCGGCTGCTGCTGGACGCCGCCCGGCGCGGCGCGCGCGGCGAGCTGCAGGCGATGACCCAGGTGGTCGGCGAGGCACGCGAGGCGGTGTCCTTCAGCCACGCCATCCTCGACACCGCGCTGGCCAATTTGAGCCAGGGCATCGCGGTGATCGACGGCGCGCTGCGGCTGGTCGCGTGGAACCAGCGCTACGCCGAACTGCTCGGCTATCCGCCGGGCTTCCTGCGCGTCGGCCGGCCGGTCGCGGACCTGTTCCGCTTCAACGCCGAGCGCGGCCTGCTCGGCAGCGGTGGCATCGACGAGTTGGTGCAGCGGCGCCTGGACTACCTGCGCCAGGGCTCGGCCTATGTGTTCGAGCGCCACTGGCCGGACGGCAGCGTCATCGAGATCCGCGGCAATCCGATCGCATCCGGCGGCTTCGTCACCACCTACACCGACATCAGCGCCTTCCGCCGCGCCGAGGCGGACTTGAAGACCGCCAACGAGACCCTGGAGGCGCGCGTCGAATCGCGCACCCGCGAGCTGCAGGCGGCCACCGAGGAGGCAGAGCGCGCCAACCAGGCGAAGACGCGCTTCCTCGCCGCGATCAGCCACGACCTGCTGCAGCCGCTGAACGCGGCGAACCTGTTCACCCACGCACTGGCGCAGCAGATCCAGGAACCGCAGCTGCGCCCGGTGGTGCAGAACATCGCCAGCGCCCTGGGCAGCACCGAATCCTTGCTCTCCGGCCTGCTCGACCTGTCGCGCCTGGATGCCGGTGGCCTCACGCCCAGGGTGCGCGCCTTCGCCGCGAAGGAACTGCTCGACACCCTGACCACCGAGTTTGGCGTGATGGCGCGCGAGCGCGGACTGCGACTGGACGCGGTGCCCTCGCGCCTGTGGCTGCTGTCCGATCCGCAACTGCTGCGCCGGGTGCTGCAGAACTTCGTCGCCAACGCGCTGCGCTACACCCGCAGTGGCCATGTGCTGATCGGATTGCGCCGGCGCCTGGGCGCGGTCGAATTCCTGGTGGGCGACACCGGCACCGGCATCGCCGAGGCGGATCGCGAGCGCATCTTCGAGGAATTCCAGCGCCTGCCTGCCGCCCGCGAGGCTGCGCCCGAGGGCCTGGGCCTGGGCCTCGCGATCGCCGCGCGCATCACCCGGCTGCTCGGCCACCCGATCACCCTGCGCACCATCCCCGGCCGCGGCACCCTGATCGGCGTGCGCGTGCCTGTCGCCGCCCCCGCCGCACTGTCTGCCATCGCCGCCGTTCCCGCCCCGCGCCCGATCGCCAGCGGCCACCGCGTGCTGGTGGTCGACAACGAACCCGCCGGCCGCCAGGCACTCGCCACCCTGCTTGGCGGCTGGGGCGTCGAGGTGATCGCCGCCGGCGACGGCAGCGCCGCCGAACGCCTGCTGGCCGAACGCGATGCCGACGCCTGGATCCTCGACTACCACCTCGACGGCGGCGACACCGGCCTCGACTTGCGCGCCCGCCTGCGCGCCCGCTTCGGCGAACGCCCCGCCATCCTCGTCAGCGCCGACCACGGCCCCACCCTGCGGCAACTCGCCGTGGAGCACGAGATCCATCTGCTGCACAAACCGATCAAACCGCTGGCGCTGCGGTCACTGCTGGCCAGGTTGTGGGGGTAG
- a CDS encoding response regulator transcription factor: MTRILIADDHPLFRAALTQALRELVPGANLVEAASLDAVHAWLEANPDTDLVLLDLHMPGSHGLAGLASVRCRHPAVAVAMVSANDDPAVIARAIDFGAQAFIPKSAAPEEIGAALQAVFACQTWVPPAAQIRAVDSRADKDLSRRLGSLTPQQYRVLELVAQGKLNKQIADALGIQERTVKAHLQAIFEKLGARNRTQAGVFLRQLELTDPARQVEAV, translated from the coding sequence ATGACCCGCATCCTGATCGCCGATGACCACCCGCTGTTCCGGGCGGCGCTGACGCAGGCGCTGCGGGAGCTGGTGCCGGGAGCGAACCTGGTCGAGGCAGCCTCGCTGGACGCGGTGCACGCCTGGCTGGAAGCCAATCCCGACACCGACCTGGTCCTGCTCGATCTGCACATGCCGGGCAGCCATGGCCTGGCTGGACTGGCCTCGGTGCGCTGCCGACATCCGGCGGTGGCGGTGGCGATGGTCTCGGCCAACGACGATCCGGCGGTGATCGCCCGCGCGATCGACTTCGGCGCGCAGGCCTTCATCCCCAAGAGCGCCGCCCCCGAAGAGATCGGTGCCGCGCTGCAGGCGGTGTTCGCCTGCCAGACCTGGGTGCCGCCGGCCGCGCAGATCCGCGCGGTCGATTCGCGTGCCGACAAGGACCTGTCGCGCCGCCTGGGCTCGCTCACGCCGCAGCAGTACCGCGTGCTGGAACTGGTCGCCCAGGGCAAGCTCAACAAGCAGATCGCCGATGCGCTCGGCATCCAGGAGCGCACGGTCAAGGCGCACCTGCAAGCCATTTTCGAAAAACTCGGCGCGCGCAACCGCACCCAGGCCGGCGTGTTCCTGCGCCAGCTGGAACTGACCGATCCGGCGCGGCAGGTTGAGGCGGTTTGA
- a CDS encoding TonB-dependent receptor, protein MSLKPNRLAFALTAALAALPAAVWAQDEAAADEAEKSEAAQLGTITVTARKREETLQEVPIAVTAFSEQKLEDFNVEDLSDLDAQVPNLTVYAARGSSSTITAYIRAVGQSDPLWGVDPGVGIYLDDVYIARPQGALLDVFDVERIEVLRGPQGTLYGKNTIGGAIKYVSRPLDQDFGGRVSVTAGNYNQQDIKAGFNVPLSDTGWVARFAGANLTRDGFGENLRTGQDVSDKEIVAGRFTLGYIGSPDWSLKFTADHIDDASAVRGAQMLGVNRFAPTVLPLDDRYDVRNGMPNVNDTVMDGYSLTLDFKLNDDWSLKSITALRESDTETNIDFDTLANTLADVKAFYSDEQQSQEIQLNYDGGGNFTGVAGLYWFQGEAGGTVLNNFFNLSFGNTNGQVDTDAIAFYGEGTYRFDDQWSLTLGGRWTSEEKTVDIFNQTFRDATFSTPLATVSDLNDSVKFDNFSPKISLDYQATDDVLLYGLASRGFKSGGFNIRANISAVPASGRPFDDESVTTYELGAKVAFADQSWYLNAAYFYSDYKDIQLSIFTTIPNSNPPAFFGDFTNAGAATVQGIELELFGQISDNWVLQGNIGWLDAKYDEYISGGVDVSGVQKFTNAPEFSGALSLQHIYPLASGGEIRSRVGYSYQDKVYPTTDLSEAIAQDGYGLWNASVIWQIDDAWKVALEGSNLADEEYRTTGYNIAALGILTGFYGPPRTVSLTASYEF, encoded by the coding sequence ATGTCGCTCAAGCCCAATCGCCTCGCGTTCGCGCTCACTGCGGCGCTCGCCGCCCTGCCCGCCGCCGTGTGGGCGCAGGATGAGGCTGCCGCCGACGAGGCGGAGAAGTCCGAAGCCGCCCAGCTCGGCACCATCACGGTCACCGCGCGCAAGCGTGAGGAGACGCTGCAGGAAGTGCCGATCGCGGTGACTGCGTTCAGCGAGCAGAAGCTCGAGGACTTCAATGTCGAGGACCTCTCGGACCTGGACGCGCAGGTGCCCAACCTGACGGTCTACGCCGCCCGCGGTTCCTCGTCGACCATCACCGCCTACATTCGCGCTGTCGGCCAGTCCGATCCGCTGTGGGGCGTGGATCCGGGCGTCGGCATCTATCTCGACGACGTCTACATCGCGCGTCCGCAGGGTGCGCTGCTGGATGTCTTCGATGTCGAGCGCATCGAAGTGCTGCGCGGCCCGCAGGGCACGCTGTACGGCAAGAACACCATCGGCGGCGCGATCAAGTACGTCTCGCGCCCGCTCGACCAGGATTTCGGCGGGCGCGTCAGCGTTACCGCGGGCAATTACAACCAGCAGGACATCAAGGCGGGCTTCAACGTGCCGCTGAGCGACACCGGCTGGGTGGCGCGCTTTGCCGGCGCCAACCTGACGCGCGACGGCTTTGGGGAGAACCTGCGCACCGGGCAGGATGTGTCGGACAAGGAAATCGTCGCCGGCCGCTTCACCCTGGGCTACATCGGCAGCCCGGACTGGTCGCTCAAGTTCACGGCCGACCACATCGACGACGCCTCCGCGGTGCGTGGCGCGCAGATGCTCGGCGTCAATCGCTTCGCGCCAACCGTGCTGCCGCTGGATGACCGCTACGACGTGCGCAACGGCATGCCGAACGTCAACGACACGGTGATGGACGGCTACAGCCTGACGCTGGACTTCAAGCTCAACGACGACTGGTCGCTGAAGTCGATCACCGCGCTGCGCGAGTCCGACACCGAGACCAATATCGATTTCGACACGCTGGCGAACACCCTCGCGGACGTGAAAGCCTTCTACTCGGACGAGCAGCAGAGCCAGGAAATCCAGCTCAACTACGATGGCGGCGGCAATTTCACCGGCGTCGCGGGCCTGTACTGGTTCCAGGGCGAAGCCGGCGGCACGGTCCTCAACAACTTCTTCAACCTGTCCTTCGGCAACACCAACGGCCAGGTCGACACCGACGCGATCGCCTTCTACGGCGAGGGCACCTACCGCTTCGACGACCAGTGGTCGCTGACCCTGGGCGGCCGCTGGACCAGCGAAGAGAAGACCGTCGACATCTTCAACCAGACCTTCCGCGATGCCACCTTCAGCACCCCGCTGGCGACGGTTTCGGACCTGAACGATTCGGTGAAGTTCGACAATTTCTCGCCGAAGATCTCGCTCGACTACCAGGCCACCGACGACGTGCTGCTCTACGGCCTGGCTTCGCGCGGCTTCAAGAGCGGTGGCTTCAACATTCGTGCCAACATCTCGGCGGTGCCGGCTTCGGGCCGTCCCTTCGACGACGAGTCCGTGACCACCTATGAGCTCGGCGCCAAGGTCGCCTTCGCGGACCAGAGCTGGTACCTCAACGCTGCCTATTTCTACAGCGATTACAAGGACATCCAGCTCTCGATCTTCACCACCATCCCGAACAGCAACCCGCCGGCCTTCTTTGGTGACTTCACCAACGCCGGCGCGGCGACGGTGCAGGGTATCGAGCTGGAACTGTTCGGCCAGATCAGCGACAACTGGGTGCTGCAGGGCAACATCGGCTGGCTCGACGCCAAGTACGACGAGTACATCAGCGGCGGCGTGGATGTGTCGGGCGTGCAGAAGTTCACCAATGCGCCGGAGTTCTCCGGCGCGCTGTCGCTGCAGCACATCTACCCGCTCGCCTCCGGCGGCGAGATCCGCAGCCGCGTGGGCTACAGCTACCAGGACAAGGTCTACCCCACCACCGATCTCTCCGAAGCCATCGCCCAGGATGGCTACGGGCTGTGGAACGCCAGCGTGATCTGGCAGATCGACGATGCCTGGAAGGTGGCGCTGGAGGGCAGCAACCTGGCCGACGAGGAATACCGCACCACCGGTTACAACATCGCCGCACTTGGCATCCTCACCGGCTTCTACGGTCCGCCGCGCACGGTGTCGCTGACCGCCTCCTACGAGTTCTGA
- a CDS encoding RNA polymerase sigma factor produces MPPDSDSSLVDRARSGEVRAFQCLFERHARAAYAVCQRLLGDPALAEDAVQEAFLKAHRRLDQYDGRAAFGTWMHRIAANTAIEFLRRRPQQEVADADEALEASEDPGADPMAAMSQAQLVRGVGEALGQLTPLERSVFVLRHLEQRSLDEIARTLSSNANACKQAIFRAVRKLRAHLAHFEGATP; encoded by the coding sequence ATGCCCCCCGATTCGGACTCATCGCTGGTTGACCGTGCGCGTTCCGGCGAGGTGCGGGCGTTCCAGTGCCTGTTCGAGCGCCACGCGCGGGCGGCGTATGCGGTTTGCCAGCGCCTGCTGGGGGATCCTGCGCTGGCCGAGGATGCGGTGCAGGAAGCATTCCTCAAGGCGCACCGGCGGCTCGACCAGTACGACGGGCGCGCGGCTTTCGGCACCTGGATGCACCGGATCGCAGCGAACACCGCCATCGAGTTCCTGCGCCGGCGGCCGCAGCAGGAGGTGGCGGATGCGGACGAGGCGCTGGAGGCAAGCGAAGACCCAGGCGCCGATCCGATGGCGGCGATGAGCCAGGCGCAGTTGGTGCGCGGGGTTGGCGAGGCGCTGGGCCAGCTGACACCACTCGAGCGCAGCGTGTTCGTGCTGCGCCATCTGGAGCAGCGCAGCCTGGACGAGATCGCCCGCACGCTGTCGTCCAACGCAAATGCCTGCAAGCAGGCGATATTTCGCGCGGTGCGCAAGTTGCGCGCGCACCTCGCCCATTTCGAGGGGGCCACGCCATGA